From the genome of Flavobacterium luteolum, one region includes:
- a CDS encoding low affinity iron permease family protein, translating to MNSKSQHSSSAFEKFATKVSKAAGSTTAFIGAFVIVVAWAVSGPIFDYSETWQLVINTGTTIITFLMVFLIQKAQNKDSLAIQLKLNELVASNELSSNSLVDIESMTEEEMIIIQKYYHRLSELAKKDQNIKTSHSIAEAQELHNRKMEKKIKSNKPKRTSKNSTKK from the coding sequence ATGAATTCTAAATCTCAACATAGCAGCAGCGCATTCGAAAAATTTGCTACAAAAGTTTCCAAAGCCGCAGGAAGCACAACAGCTTTTATTGGCGCCTTTGTAATTGTTGTTGCGTGGGCTGTTTCGGGCCCTATTTTCGATTATTCAGAAACTTGGCAGCTAGTCATTAATACAGGAACTACCATTATTACTTTTTTAATGGTGTTTTTAATTCAGAAAGCACAAAACAAAGACTCACTTGCCATTCAGTTAAAATTAAACGAACTCGTGGCTTCAAATGAATTATCCAGCAATAGTCTTGTGGATATTGAAAGCATGACCGAAGAAGAAATGATCATCATTCAGAAATACTACCATAGACTGAGTGAACTTGCTAAAAAAGACCAAAACATTAAAACCTCACATTCTATAGCTGAAGCACAAGAACTTCATAATCGTAAAATGGAGAAAAAGATAAAATCAAATAAACCGAAAAGAACTTCCAAAAACAGCACTAAAAAATAA
- a CDS encoding NAD(P)/FAD-dependent oxidoreductase produces MKLSSTETYWPLKNAQKQSYPSINSDIHTDVLIIGGGITGALTAYKLLNEGKKIVLVDRRDVCGGSTSGSTALLQYEIDVPLHQLIKLRGARCAIDSYQNGKKAIFDLRNIIDEVGCDCGFEFKKSIYFTTLKKDVPYLKNEFKARKQHGFEISWLSRSELQKMGLNAIAGIESKTAAVMDPFKLATDLLFHCHEKGMQIFDRTNIASIQHQKGKIIATTGSKHVITADHIIHCTGYESTETLKEKVVDLKSTYVIASESQPDLPENFKHVIFWDTASPYHYIRTTEDNRIIMGGGDEDFKDTNKRDKLLPKKEQYLLKQFYKRFPDLDFKIDYSWAGTFGETKDGLPYFGKPNPRKNEHYILGFGGNGITFSVLGINSILDSLHNKKNTDLEYYRFGR; encoded by the coding sequence ATGAAACTAAGTTCTACCGAAACCTATTGGCCATTAAAAAATGCCCAGAAGCAAAGTTATCCTTCTATTAATTCTGATATCCATACCGATGTTTTAATTATCGGCGGTGGCATTACAGGTGCCTTAACGGCATATAAACTATTAAATGAAGGAAAAAAAATTGTTCTAGTAGACCGTCGGGATGTCTGCGGCGGAAGCACTTCTGGCAGTACGGCTTTACTGCAATATGAAATAGATGTTCCTTTGCATCAGCTCATTAAACTTCGTGGTGCAAGATGTGCGATAGACAGTTATCAAAATGGGAAAAAAGCAATTTTTGATCTTCGAAATATTATTGATGAAGTAGGATGTGATTGCGGTTTTGAATTCAAAAAAAGCATCTATTTTACCACGTTAAAAAAAGATGTTCCGTATTTAAAAAACGAATTTAAAGCCAGAAAACAGCATGGTTTTGAAATCAGCTGGCTCAGCCGATCGGAACTTCAAAAAATGGGACTGAATGCCATTGCGGGTATAGAATCTAAAACCGCAGCAGTTATGGATCCGTTTAAATTGGCGACTGACCTTTTGTTTCATTGTCATGAAAAAGGAATGCAGATTTTTGACCGCACTAATATTGCTTCCATCCAGCATCAAAAAGGCAAAATTATTGCCACTACGGGTTCCAAACACGTCATTACAGCTGATCATATTATTCATTGCACAGGTTACGAAAGCACAGAAACATTAAAAGAAAAAGTAGTTGATTTAAAAAGTACTTACGTTATTGCTTCAGAGAGTCAGCCCGATCTTCCCGAAAATTTTAAACACGTTATATTTTGGGATACCGCTTCACCATATCATTATATAAGAACAACCGAAGATAATCGTATTATAATGGGTGGCGGTGACGAAGATTTTAAAGACACCAATAAACGAGATAAATTGCTGCCTAAAAAAGAACAATATCTTTTGAAACAATTCTACAAACGCTTTCCTGATCTGGATTTTAAAATCGATTACTCCTGGGCAGGCACTTTTGGAGAAACCAAAGACGGTCTTCCCTACTTTGGCAAACCAAATCCGAGGAAAAACGAACATTATATTCTAGGTTTCGGAGGAAACGGAATCACCTTCAGTGTCCTCGGAATAAACTCAATCCTGGACTCTCTTCATAACAAAAAAAATACAGATTTGGAGTATTATAGGTTTGGGAGATAA
- a CDS encoding bifunctional helix-turn-helix transcriptional regulator/GNAT family N-acetyltransferase, whose translation MEFFNKVGKAALGSRLRLMTAVVTDDAAKIYELYGVEFVPKWFPVFYTLAEEREITITEIANEIGHSQPSVSKIIQEMIGAGLVEETAKTEDKRKNNVVLTEKGSLISKNIKQQLEDIDVAIDEIIAESKHNLWAALEEWEFLLEQKSLIKRVREQKKKRESKDVEIVEYKAEYQQAFRELNVEWISKYFEMEEADYKALDNPEDYILKKGGKILVALYQNEPVGVCALIKMNNSEYDFEMAKMAVSPKAQGKSIGWLLGKAIAEKAKKLGAKKIYLESNTILKPAINLYYKLGFEKVFGLETPYKRCNIQMELVL comes from the coding sequence ATGGAGTTTTTTAATAAAGTTGGAAAAGCGGCCTTAGGAAGTCGTTTACGTTTAATGACTGCAGTTGTTACAGATGATGCCGCGAAAATTTACGAATTGTATGGTGTTGAATTTGTGCCAAAATGGTTTCCTGTATTTTATACTTTAGCAGAGGAACGCGAGATTACAATTACCGAAATTGCTAATGAAATTGGGCATTCTCAGCCTTCTGTGAGTAAAATTATTCAGGAAATGATTGGCGCTGGGCTGGTTGAAGAAACTGCAAAAACAGAAGATAAAAGAAAAAATAATGTCGTTCTTACTGAAAAAGGAAGTTTGATTTCGAAAAATATCAAACAGCAATTGGAAGATATTGATGTGGCGATTGATGAAATAATTGCAGAAAGCAAACATAATCTATGGGCAGCATTAGAAGAATGGGAATTTTTATTGGAGCAAAAATCTCTGATTAAAAGAGTTCGTGAACAAAAGAAGAAGAGAGAAAGTAAAGACGTAGAAATTGTGGAGTATAAAGCAGAATATCAGCAAGCTTTTAGGGAATTGAATGTAGAATGGATCTCGAAATATTTTGAAATGGAAGAAGCCGATTATAAAGCGCTGGATAATCCTGAAGATTATATTTTGAAAAAAGGCGGAAAAATTCTAGTGGCTTTATATCAAAATGAACCTGTCGGTGTTTGTGCTTTGATTAAAATGAATAATTCGGAATACGATTTTGAAATGGCAAAAATGGCCGTTTCGCCAAAAGCGCAAGGAAAAAGCATTGGCTGGCTTTTAGGAAAAGCAATCGCCGAAAAAGCAAAAAAACTCGGAGCAAAGAAAATATATTTAGAAAGCAATACCATCTTAAAACCTGCGATAAACTTATATTATAAACTAGGTTTTGAGAAAGTTTTTGGTCTTGAAACTCCGTACAAAAGATGTAATATTCAGATGGAGTTAGTACTCTAA
- a CDS encoding helix-turn-helix domain-containing protein, whose product MKIVTINTEKTQNIFDELQTSFGGKVTFDLDEYSLEVENSFAEGAIIGASFNDNISYVQFDMTFSTDVRLDILNVKSSPIYFAYCSKGNLSHSFGLNGEERKLKTFQTAIVTSKHNQDNVLFFEKGKKTKLTLIIVGTQIDAASQTHSLNQQVKDTFFENNQIADFFYIGSYNLQIAEKIEQLNSITQTGIVRNLLKEGIMRIILAMEIQQHSDDLHAFANEANGLTLRELEEVKELSEFIKSNPEEAFSIKSLSKKSGLSPNKLQEGFKMIHNRTVNDYITHMRVLKAEILIRTSDLNISEIVYCIGFTSRSYFSKIFKQKFNCSPKEYKFNLNALAITA is encoded by the coding sequence ATGAAAATAGTTACTATAAATACAGAAAAAACTCAAAATATATTTGACGAACTTCAAACTAGTTTTGGCGGAAAGGTGACTTTTGACTTAGACGAATATTCACTTGAAGTAGAAAATAGTTTTGCCGAAGGTGCAATTATTGGAGCTTCTTTTAATGATAATATATCATACGTTCAGTTTGATATGACATTTTCTACAGACGTCAGGTTGGATATTCTTAATGTAAAATCGTCACCAATTTATTTTGCTTATTGTTCTAAAGGAAATCTTTCGCATAGTTTTGGATTAAATGGAGAGGAGCGAAAACTAAAAACTTTTCAAACTGCAATTGTTACATCAAAACACAATCAGGACAATGTTTTATTCTTTGAAAAAGGAAAAAAAACAAAACTGACTTTAATTATTGTCGGAACTCAGATTGATGCTGCGAGTCAGACGCATTCTTTAAACCAACAAGTAAAAGATACCTTTTTTGAGAATAATCAGATTGCAGATTTCTTTTATATCGGATCTTATAATTTGCAGATTGCGGAGAAAATCGAACAGCTTAATTCGATTACTCAAACCGGAATTGTTAGGAATTTATTGAAAGAAGGAATCATGAGAATTATCCTTGCCATGGAAATTCAGCAGCATTCTGACGATTTGCATGCTTTTGCAAACGAAGCAAACGGATTGACATTAAGAGAACTAGAAGAGGTTAAAGAGCTTTCTGAATTTATAAAATCAAATCCAGAAGAAGCTTTTTCTATTAAATCGCTAAGCAAAAAATCGGGTCTTTCTCCAAATAAACTTCAGGAAGGTTTTAAAATGATTCATAACCGAACCGTTAACGATTATATTACACACATGCGAGTGCTTAAAGCAGAAATCCTGATCAGAACCTCAGATTTAAATATTTCAGAAATAGTGTACTGCATTGGTTTTACCAGCAGAAGCTATTTCTCTAAAATTTTCAAACAAAAATTCAACTGCAGCCCAAAAGAATATAAGTTTAATTTGAATGCATTGGCTATTACCGCCTAA
- a CDS encoding DNA-deoxyinosine glycosylase, producing the protein MKSFSFAPISSPTSKILILGTMPGTKSLELSQYYGHNQNNFWKFMFQILGEEFSNNYEIRKNLLIKNNIALWDVLQFCDRVGSLDSAIKNEIANDFESFLETHPKIENILFNGQKAAAFFKKHVHLTKEYKTFTLPSTSPANAGKTFQDKLNEWNVIKTLI; encoded by the coding sequence ATGAAAAGTTTTTCGTTTGCTCCAATAAGTTCTCCAACTTCCAAAATTCTGATTTTGGGCACAATGCCAGGAACAAAATCTTTAGAATTAAGTCAATATTATGGTCATAATCAGAATAACTTTTGGAAATTTATGTTTCAAATTCTTGGCGAAGAATTTTCCAATAATTATGAAATACGAAAAAACCTGTTAATAAAAAATAATATAGCACTTTGGGATGTCTTACAATTTTGCGATCGTGTTGGAAGCTTGGACAGCGCTATTAAAAATGAAATCGCAAATGATTTTGAAAGTTTTTTAGAAACTCATCCTAAAATAGAGAACATTCTTTTTAACGGACAGAAAGCAGCGGCGTTTTTTAAAAAGCATGTTCATTTAACAAAAGAATATAAAACATTTACACTTCCGTCTACAAGTCCAGCCAATGCTGGCAAGACTTTTCAAGACAAATTAAATGAATGGAACGTTATTAAAACCTTAATATAA
- a CDS encoding DUF6526 family protein → MKIQTYYNHIRFYTPHHFIYYPVLILFLIASIYLSITTEDHLIWAFISVAFIFLFVLAYMLRQHYALTLQNRIVRLEMRYRYFTLTGKRFEEFEYKLTDDQIFALRFAPDNELIPLIEDVLKNSLTGDAIKKAIVHWKADYHRV, encoded by the coding sequence ATGAAAATTCAGACATATTATAATCATATACGATTTTATACCCCACACCATTTTATATACTATCCTGTTTTAATTTTATTCTTGATTGCGAGCATTTATTTGAGCATTACAACAGAAGATCATTTGATATGGGCATTTATAAGTGTTGCCTTTATCTTTCTTTTTGTATTGGCTTATATGCTGCGTCAGCACTATGCATTGACGCTTCAAAATAGAATTGTACGGTTAGAAATGCGTTATCGTTATTTTACTTTAACAGGCAAAAGATTTGAAGAATTTGAATACAAACTTACAGATGATCAAATATTTGCTTTACGATTTGCGCCAGATAACGAATTGATTCCGCTTATAGAAGATGTTTTAAAAAACAGCTTAACTGGCGATGCTATCAAAAAAGCAATCGTACACTGGAAAGCAGATTACCATAGGGTCTAA
- a CDS encoding MATE family efflux transporter: MKKNELLEGPILSSLLKLAVPIMIANLLQAAYQLVDAFWVGRLGGDAVAAVSISTPVIFLTIALGTGLAIAGSILIAQYFGAGNQKMVNHVAAQTLSMVIIVSVFLSIIGYILSPYFLYLLKVEPTVYVDALGFMRVAFVGLVFSFGFMIFQSIMRGVGRVTLPVYIVLGTVILNFALDPLFIYGWNFIPALGVKGAALATLFTQLLAIIIGFAILFRGKHGIHLRISDFKPDYKHIKRAFEIGFPSSIEQSMRALGMMAITFLIVRFGTLTVASYGAGSNLIQLILIPALGLSMAIATLVGQNIGAGNVDRAAEISKLGAYLGFGLLTGLGIIAFIFAPYLIAFFVPNDQAVIKGGTELLRITCLSWGFLGLQLCLTGVFRAVGNTKLPMILTLVSQWVIQFPLAFILSHNTSLGKIGIWWAFPISSVVTALITLILYVKGDWKKERLTGKTNKLIDKVESEIVKEGFDISK, translated from the coding sequence ATGAAAAAAAATGAATTGTTAGAAGGGCCAATCCTTTCTTCATTATTAAAATTAGCAGTTCCAATTATGATTGCTAATCTTTTACAAGCCGCATATCAGTTGGTAGATGCTTTTTGGGTAGGACGTTTGGGCGGAGATGCCGTTGCGGCAGTTTCGATCAGTACGCCTGTAATATTTTTAACCATTGCTTTAGGAACGGGATTGGCAATTGCTGGTTCTATCTTAATTGCGCAATATTTTGGAGCCGGAAACCAGAAAATGGTTAATCACGTAGCAGCGCAGACCTTGTCTATGGTGATTATTGTCTCTGTTTTTCTGTCTATTATAGGATATATTTTGAGTCCATACTTTTTATATCTATTAAAGGTTGAACCTACGGTTTATGTAGATGCTTTAGGTTTTATGAGAGTGGCTTTTGTGGGACTGGTTTTTAGTTTCGGATTTATGATTTTCCAGTCGATTATGCGAGGTGTTGGGCGTGTAACGTTACCTGTTTATATTGTGCTCGGAACTGTTATTTTGAATTTTGCGCTAGATCCGTTATTTATTTACGGATGGAATTTCATTCCGGCATTAGGCGTAAAAGGAGCAGCTTTGGCAACTTTATTTACACAGCTTTTGGCTATTATTATCGGATTTGCAATTTTGTTTAGAGGAAAACACGGAATTCATCTTCGCATTTCCGATTTTAAACCAGATTATAAACATATAAAAAGAGCTTTTGAAATTGGATTTCCATCTTCAATCGAGCAGTCAATGCGAGCTTTGGGAATGATGGCAATTACATTTTTGATTGTCCGTTTTGGTACTTTAACAGTTGCTTCTTACGGTGCGGGTTCCAATTTGATTCAGCTGATTTTAATTCCAGCTTTGGGATTATCAATGGCGATTGCAACTCTTGTCGGACAAAATATTGGAGCAGGAAATGTTGATCGTGCTGCTGAAATTTCAAAACTAGGAGCGTATCTTGGTTTCGGATTATTGACTGGTCTTGGAATTATCGCTTTTATCTTCGCGCCGTATTTAATTGCGTTCTTTGTTCCAAATGATCAAGCGGTTATTAAGGGTGGAACAGAATTGCTGAGAATCACTTGCCTTTCTTGGGGATTTCTAGGTTTGCAGCTTTGTTTGACAGGTGTTTTTAGAGCTGTTGGAAATACCAAATTGCCTATGATTCTGACTTTGGTTTCGCAATGGGTAATACAATTTCCGCTTGCTTTTATTTTGTCGCACAATACTTCATTAGGCAAAATTGGAATTTGGTGGGCTTTCCCAATTTCTTCTGTTGTAACTGCTTTAATTACTCTAATTCTTTATGTAAAAGGCGATTGGAAAAAAGAAAGATTAACAGGAAAAACGAATAAATTAATAGATAAGGTCGAAAGTGAAATAGTGAAGGAAGGGTTTGATATTTCTAAATAG
- a CDS encoding MarR family winged helix-turn-helix transcriptional regulator: MEIKHTDKENFSNFWKEEISDSFFFQIHRIKRAIFRRTNALMNEAGITLQLEQLPLLMILHHKSLSQRELSDKTMRDKSSILRSITALEKKNLVEVVKDKMDKRKNIVSLTNEGITLAKSIRSLMKRAEEEVMSVFTPKERVEALDAVRSYADKLETL, encoded by the coding sequence ATGGAAATTAAACATACCGATAAAGAGAATTTTTCAAATTTTTGGAAAGAAGAAATATCAGATAGTTTCTTCTTTCAGATTCATCGCATCAAACGAGCAATTTTCAGACGTACAAATGCGTTAATGAATGAAGCTGGAATTACATTGCAGCTGGAACAATTGCCATTATTGATGATTCTGCACCATAAAAGCCTTTCGCAAAGAGAATTGTCGGACAAAACAATGCGCGACAAATCGTCTATTTTACGAAGTATTACAGCACTCGAAAAAAAGAATCTTGTTGAGGTGGTAAAAGACAAAATGGACAAACGTAAAAACATTGTAAGTCTTACAAACGAGGGAATTACTCTAGCCAAAAGTATTAGATCTTTGATGAAAAGAGCCGAAGAGGAAGTAATGTCTGTTTTTACTCCAAAAGAAAGAGTAGAGGCGCTTGATGCAGTAAGATCGTATGCAGACAAACTAGAAACGCTTTAA
- a CDS encoding glycoside hydrolase family 97 protein → MKNRKYRYCLVALASMLVMACSTKKTYKISSPEKVSELTFELTPSGQPQYSFSSNGKSVIEPSLMGFEFQGLAKMTDGFEVVSTEEKSADETWEQPWGEFKKVRDHHNELIVHLKEAKGEERLVDIIFRVFDDGVGFRYEFPKQPHLGKVKISNEVTQFTFKDNNEVWWIPVHRENSYYESEYRKTLMSKTDTINTPATFETKDKLYVAIHEANLTDFASMTLLKTTDKQYKSDLVPWADGVKVYAETPFKTPWRTIVVGKTPGDVATSTIMLNLNEPSKIEDLSWITPSKYIGIWWGMHLEKYTWGQGPKHGATTKNTKEYIDFAAKNGFDGVLVEGWNEGWDGDWTADGSAFSFVKAYPDFNLEEITKYAAVKNVRLIGHHETAGATKNYENQLEDAFKLYQKMGVNSVKTGYVNKYLDKKEWHDSQYGARHYRKVIETAAKYHIMIDNHEPMKGTGLQRTYPNFMSQEGGRGQEYNAWSVDGGNTPEHLTTLPFTRMLSGPFDYTPGNFNFDYKTPSGAKVQTTLANQLALYVIIFSPLQMASDLPENYEGKPEFQFVKDVPCTWSDTKVLDSKIGEYTTIARKDWDEKNWYLGSITNRNARDLKVALSFLDKDKEYEAEIYADGPGANYKTNPYPVTISKQKVNSKTVLDIKLAAGGGTAVKFSPIEK, encoded by the coding sequence ATGAAAAACAGAAAATATAGATACTGTCTTGTGGCTTTAGCATCAATGCTGGTTATGGCCTGCAGTACTAAAAAAACGTATAAAATCAGTTCTCCAGAAAAAGTCTCTGAATTAACGTTTGAATTAACTCCTTCAGGACAGCCGCAATACAGTTTTTCTTCTAACGGAAAATCGGTTATTGAACCTTCACTTATGGGATTTGAATTTCAAGGTTTAGCTAAAATGACAGATGGTTTTGAAGTCGTTTCTACAGAAGAAAAATCGGCAGATGAAACTTGGGAACAGCCTTGGGGCGAATTCAAAAAAGTAAGAGACCATCATAACGAACTGATTGTTCATTTAAAAGAAGCAAAAGGCGAGGAGCGCTTAGTCGATATTATTTTTAGAGTTTTTGATGATGGAGTTGGATTTCGTTATGAATTTCCAAAACAGCCTCACTTAGGAAAAGTCAAAATCTCTAATGAAGTGACACAATTTACTTTTAAAGATAATAACGAAGTTTGGTGGATTCCAGTTCATCGCGAAAACAGTTATTACGAAAGTGAATACCGCAAGACGTTAATGAGCAAAACCGATACGATTAATACGCCAGCCACTTTTGAAACCAAAGACAAATTGTATGTAGCCATTCACGAAGCCAATTTAACAGATTTTGCTTCAATGACGCTTTTAAAAACTACAGACAAACAATACAAAAGTGATTTGGTGCCATGGGCAGATGGTGTAAAAGTATATGCCGAAACGCCTTTTAAAACACCTTGGAGAACTATTGTTGTAGGGAAAACTCCTGGAGATGTAGCAACTTCAACTATTATGCTTAATTTAAATGAGCCTTCAAAAATTGAAGACTTATCTTGGATTACTCCTTCAAAATATATTGGAATCTGGTGGGGAATGCATTTAGAAAAATACACTTGGGGACAAGGTCCAAAACATGGCGCAACAACCAAAAATACAAAAGAATACATTGATTTTGCTGCGAAAAATGGTTTTGACGGAGTTTTAGTTGAAGGATGGAATGAAGGCTGGGATGGCGACTGGACTGCTGACGGTTCTGCATTTAGTTTTGTAAAAGCCTATCCAGATTTTAATTTGGAAGAAATTACCAAATATGCTGCTGTAAAAAATGTTCGTTTAATTGGACATCACGAAACGGCTGGAGCAACTAAAAATTATGAAAACCAATTAGAAGATGCTTTCAAACTGTATCAGAAAATGGGAGTGAACTCAGTAAAAACAGGTTATGTAAACAAATATTTGGATAAAAAAGAATGGCATGATAGCCAATACGGAGCGCGTCATTACAGAAAAGTGATCGAAACTGCTGCTAAATATCATATTATGATTGATAACCACGAACCAATGAAAGGAACGGGTTTACAGCGTACATATCCAAACTTTATGTCTCAAGAAGGCGGACGTGGACAAGAATATAATGCATGGTCTGTAGACGGAGGAAATACACCAGAGCATTTGACAACTTTGCCATTTACAAGAATGCTTTCTGGACCATTTGATTACACACCTGGAAACTTCAATTTTGATTACAAAACTCCATCTGGAGCAAAAGTGCAAACTACATTAGCAAATCAATTGGCATTGTATGTTATTATTTTCAGTCCGTTGCAAATGGCATCCGATTTACCTGAAAATTATGAAGGCAAACCAGAATTTCAATTCGTAAAAGACGTGCCTTGTACTTGGTCTGATACTAAAGTATTAGATTCTAAAATTGGAGAATACACTACAATTGCCCGTAAAGATTGGGATGAGAAAAATTGGTACTTAGGATCAATCACAAATAGAAACGCAAGAGATTTAAAAGTAGCCTTGTCATTTTTAGATAAAGACAAAGAATACGAAGCAGAAATCTATGCAGACGGACCTGGAGCAAATTATAAAACCAATCCGTATCCAGTTACAATCTCTAAACAAAAAGTAAACAGTAAAACTGTTTTAGATATCAAATTGGCAGCTGGCGGAGGAACAGCAGTAAAATTCTCTCCAATCGAAAAATAA
- a CDS encoding glycoside hydrolase family 71/99-like protein yields the protein MKRYITSLVFGLMSIAMVAGCSSDDKGSDKPVEPEKTNPVAIEKTNSTKIYMHYMPWFETNESSADKKWGYHWTMANKNPNNLGANGRREIASYYYPLIGPYHSGDKNVIENHLLLMKYSGIDGILIDWYGTYDVNDYGMIKENTDQLIEMLDKVGLEYAIVYEDRFLTNVVNAGKAISVTGAAKTDLAYVEKNYFSDANYIKINGKPLLMNFGPIVLQTPAEWTNVFNTLTAKPTFLTLWDHSSMAGDNASGEYAWVYKDNTYLTNFYTNTKPKLGVAMGSAYPGFKDFYAAGGGGAAIGWTIEHNNGATLDETLTLAKNANVNYLQLITWNDFGEGTMIEPTVEFGYSFIEKIKTFAGVKSTESVFPDISKLYDLRVQKKGNVEIQKKLDQAFNYFVSMQPAKAKQIISEIK from the coding sequence ATGAAAAGATATATCACATCGTTGGTTTTTGGTTTGATGAGTATTGCGATGGTTGCTGGATGCAGCAGCGATGACAAAGGTTCAGACAAACCAGTAGAACCAGAGAAAACAAACCCTGTTGCGATTGAGAAAACCAATAGCACCAAGATTTATATGCACTACATGCCGTGGTTTGAAACCAACGAAAGCAGTGCCGATAAAAAATGGGGATATCACTGGACAATGGCAAACAAAAATCCGAACAACTTAGGAGCAAACGGCCGAAGAGAAATTGCATCGTACTATTATCCGCTGATTGGACCTTATCACTCAGGAGATAAAAATGTGATCGAAAATCATTTATTATTGATGAAATATTCAGGAATTGATGGAATTCTGATTGATTGGTACGGTACTTACGATGTAAATGATTACGGAATGATCAAAGAAAATACAGATCAATTAATCGAAATGTTAGACAAAGTAGGTTTAGAATATGCCATTGTATACGAAGACCGATTTCTAACAAATGTTGTAAACGCAGGAAAAGCAATTTCGGTAACCGGTGCAGCAAAAACAGATTTGGCTTATGTAGAAAAGAATTATTTCTCTGATGCTAATTATATTAAGATTAATGGTAAACCGCTGTTAATGAATTTTGGACCAATTGTGCTACAGACCCCAGCTGAATGGACAAATGTCTTTAATACTTTAACAGCAAAACCTACTTTCTTGACACTTTGGGATCACTCTTCAATGGCAGGAGATAATGCTTCTGGCGAATATGCTTGGGTATACAAAGACAACACTTATCTCACAAACTTTTATACCAACACCAAACCAAAATTGGGTGTGGCAATGGGAAGTGCTTATCCTGGTTTTAAAGATTTTTATGCCGCAGGCGGAGGTGGAGCAGCAATTGGATGGACGATAGAACATAACAATGGAGCGACACTTGATGAAACTTTGACTTTAGCCAAAAATGCAAATGTAAATTACCTGCAGCTGATTACATGGAACGATTTCGGAGAAGGAACCATGATTGAACCAACAGTAGAATTTGGATATTCTTTTATCGAAAAAATCAAAACTTTTGCCGGAGTAAAAAGCACAGAAAGCGTATTTCCAGATATCAGCAAATTGTATGATTTACGCGTACAGAAAAAAGGAAATGTCGAGATCCAGAAAAAACTTGACCAAGCGTTTAATTATTTTGTTTCGATGCAACCAGCAAAAGCAAAACAAATAATAAGCGAAATAAAATAG